A part of Stigmatopora nigra isolate UIUO_SnigA unplaced genomic scaffold, RoL_Snig_1.1 HiC_scaffold_25, whole genome shotgun sequence genomic DNA contains:
- the hmg20a gene encoding high mobility group protein 20A isoform X1 produces MDEPQSSPANPENSSQRNGDEKTRRSNWSKGRKRKKPMKDRNAPKVPLTGYVRFMNDRREQLRAERPDVPFPEITRMLGNEWSKLAPEEKQQYLDEADRDKERYMRELEKYQKTEAYKHFTRKVQEKQKGKRHRDVGNQAANEALHEKDTECKDRTVFDIPIFTEEFLNHSKTRESEMRQLRKTNMEYEERNAALQKHVESMRGAVERLEGDVMQERGRNSLLHQHLDTLRQALAASFASVPLPGSGEMPTLDSIDSYMKKLHSIIMSNPQEHESLINTVRELVNRLDR; encoded by the exons ATGGATGAGCCTCAGTCTTCGCCTGCCAATCCAGAAAACAGCAGCCAGAGAAATGGAGATGAG AAGACAAGACGTTCCAACTGGAGCAAAGGCAGGAAAAGAAAGAAGCCAATGAAGGACAGGAACGCCCCCAAAGTGCCGCTAACGGGCTACGTTCGCTTCATGAACGACCGCCGCGAGCAACTCAGGGCCGAGCGCCCAGACGTACCCTTCCCGGAGATCACCAGGATGTTGGGCAACGAGTGGAGCAAGCTAGCTCCGGAAGAGAAGCAG CAATACCTGGACGAGGCAGACCGTGACAAGGAACGCTACATGCGAGAACTGGAGAAGTACCAGAAAACGGAGGCGTACAAGCATTTTACCAGAAAAGTCCAAGAGAAACAAAAGGGCAAGAGACATAGAG ATGTCGGCAACCAGGCGGCCAATGAGGCCCTGCACGAG AAGGATACAGAATGTAAGGACAGAACAGTGTTTGACATCCCAATCTTCACAGAAGAATTCCTCAACCACAGCAAAA CCCGAGAATCTGAGATGCGACAACTCCGCAAGACCAACATGGAATACGAGGAGCGCAACGCGGCTCTCCAGAAGCACGTGGAGAGCATGCGGGGTGCCGTGGAGCGTCTGGAGGGCGACGTGATGCAAGAGAGGGGGCGTAATAGTCTTCTCCACCAACACCTCGACACCTTGCGACAGGCGTTGGCTGCCAGCTTCGCTTCTGTGCCTCTGCCAG GGAGTGGAGAAATGCCTACCCTGGATTCCATCGATTCGTACATGAAAAAACTGCACAGTATCATCATGAGCAACCCGCAAGAACACGAAAGCCTTATCAATACCGTGAGAGAATTGGTCAATCGTTTGGACAG ATAA
- the hmg20a gene encoding high mobility group protein 20A isoform X2 — MDEPQSSPANPENSSQRNGDEKTRRSNWSKGRKRKKPMKDRNAPKVPLTGYVRFMNDRREQLRAERPDVPFPEITRMLGNEWSKLAPEEKQQYLDEADRDKERYMRELEKYQKTEAYKHFTRKVQEKQKGKRHRDVGNQAANEALHEKDTECKDRTVFDIPIFTEEFLNHSKTRESEMRQLRKTNMEYEERNAALQKHVESMRGAVERLEGDVMQERGRNSLLHQHLDTLRQALAASFASVPLPGSGEMPTLDSIDSYMKKLHSIIMSNPQEHESLINTVRELVNRLDR, encoded by the exons ATGGATGAGCCTCAGTCTTCGCCTGCCAATCCAGAAAACAGCAGCCAGAGAAATGGAGATGAG AAGACAAGACGTTCCAACTGGAGCAAAGGCAGGAAAAGAAAGAAGCCAATGAAGGACAGGAACGCCCCCAAAGTGCCGCTAACGGGCTACGTTCGCTTCATGAACGACCGCCGCGAGCAACTCAGGGCCGAGCGCCCAGACGTACCCTTCCCGGAGATCACCAGGATGTTGGGCAACGAGTGGAGCAAGCTAGCTCCGGAAGAGAAGCAG CAATACCTGGACGAGGCAGACCGTGACAAGGAACGCTACATGCGAGAACTGGAGAAGTACCAGAAAACGGAGGCGTACAAGCATTTTACCAGAAAAGTCCAAGAGAAACAAAAGGGCAAGAGACATAGAG ATGTCGGCAACCAGGCGGCCAATGAGGCCCTGCACGAG AAGGATACAGAATGTAAGGACAGAACAGTGTTTGACATCCCAATCTTCACAGAAGAATTCCTCAACCACAGCAAAA CCCGAGAATCTGAGATGCGACAACTCCGCAAGACCAACATGGAATACGAGGAGCGCAACGCGGCTCTCCAGAAGCACGTGGAGAGCATGCGGGGTGCCGTGGAGCGTCTGGAGGGCGACGTGATGCAAGAGAGGGGGCGTAATAGTCTTCTCCACCAACACCTCGACACCTTGCGACAGGCGTTGGCTGCCAGCTTCGCTTCTGTGCCTCTGCCAG GGAGTGGAGAAATGCCTACCCTGGATTCCATCGATTCGTACATGAAAAAACTGCACAGTATCATCATGAGCAACCCGCAAGAACACGAAAGCCTTATCAATACCGTGAGAGAATTGGTCAATCGTTTGGACAGGTAA
- the hmg20a gene encoding high mobility group protein 20A isoform X3, whose protein sequence is MDEPQSSPANPENSSQRNGDETRRSNWSKGRKRKKPMKDRNAPKVPLTGYVRFMNDRREQLRAERPDVPFPEITRMLGNEWSKLAPEEKQQYLDEADRDKERYMRELEKYQKTEAYKHFTRKVQEKQKGKRHRDVGNQAANEALHEKDTECKDRTVFDIPIFTEEFLNHSKTRESEMRQLRKTNMEYEERNAALQKHVESMRGAVERLEGDVMQERGRNSLLHQHLDTLRQALAASFASVPLPGSGEMPTLDSIDSYMKKLHSIIMSNPQEHESLINTVRELVNRLDR, encoded by the exons ATGGATGAGCCTCAGTCTTCGCCTGCCAATCCAGAAAACAGCAGCCAGAGAAATGGAGATGAG ACAAGACGTTCCAACTGGAGCAAAGGCAGGAAAAGAAAGAAGCCAATGAAGGACAGGAACGCCCCCAAAGTGCCGCTAACGGGCTACGTTCGCTTCATGAACGACCGCCGCGAGCAACTCAGGGCCGAGCGCCCAGACGTACCCTTCCCGGAGATCACCAGGATGTTGGGCAACGAGTGGAGCAAGCTAGCTCCGGAAGAGAAGCAG CAATACCTGGACGAGGCAGACCGTGACAAGGAACGCTACATGCGAGAACTGGAGAAGTACCAGAAAACGGAGGCGTACAAGCATTTTACCAGAAAAGTCCAAGAGAAACAAAAGGGCAAGAGACATAGAG ATGTCGGCAACCAGGCGGCCAATGAGGCCCTGCACGAG AAGGATACAGAATGTAAGGACAGAACAGTGTTTGACATCCCAATCTTCACAGAAGAATTCCTCAACCACAGCAAAA CCCGAGAATCTGAGATGCGACAACTCCGCAAGACCAACATGGAATACGAGGAGCGCAACGCGGCTCTCCAGAAGCACGTGGAGAGCATGCGGGGTGCCGTGGAGCGTCTGGAGGGCGACGTGATGCAAGAGAGGGGGCGTAATAGTCTTCTCCACCAACACCTCGACACCTTGCGACAGGCGTTGGCTGCCAGCTTCGCTTCTGTGCCTCTGCCAG GGAGTGGAGAAATGCCTACCCTGGATTCCATCGATTCGTACATGAAAAAACTGCACAGTATCATCATGAGCAACCCGCAAGAACACGAAAGCCTTATCAATACCGTGAGAGAATTGGTCAATCGTTTGGACAG ATAA
- the hmg20a gene encoding high mobility group protein 20A isoform X4, producing MDEPQSSPANPENSSQRNGDEKTRRSNWSKGRKRKKPMKDRNAPKVPLTGYVRFMNDRREQLRAERPDVPFPEITRMLGNEWSKLAPEEKQQYLDEADRDKERYMRELEKYQKTEAYKHFTRKVQEKQKGKRHRDVGNQAANEALHEDTECKDRTVFDIPIFTEEFLNHSKTRESEMRQLRKTNMEYEERNAALQKHVESMRGAVERLEGDVMQERGRNSLLHQHLDTLRQALAASFASVPLPGSGEMPTLDSIDSYMKKLHSIIMSNPQEHESLINTVRELVNRLDR from the exons ATGGATGAGCCTCAGTCTTCGCCTGCCAATCCAGAAAACAGCAGCCAGAGAAATGGAGATGAG AAGACAAGACGTTCCAACTGGAGCAAAGGCAGGAAAAGAAAGAAGCCAATGAAGGACAGGAACGCCCCCAAAGTGCCGCTAACGGGCTACGTTCGCTTCATGAACGACCGCCGCGAGCAACTCAGGGCCGAGCGCCCAGACGTACCCTTCCCGGAGATCACCAGGATGTTGGGCAACGAGTGGAGCAAGCTAGCTCCGGAAGAGAAGCAG CAATACCTGGACGAGGCAGACCGTGACAAGGAACGCTACATGCGAGAACTGGAGAAGTACCAGAAAACGGAGGCGTACAAGCATTTTACCAGAAAAGTCCAAGAGAAACAAAAGGGCAAGAGACATAGAG ATGTCGGCAACCAGGCGGCCAATGAGGCCCTGCACGAG GATACAGAATGTAAGGACAGAACAGTGTTTGACATCCCAATCTTCACAGAAGAATTCCTCAACCACAGCAAAA CCCGAGAATCTGAGATGCGACAACTCCGCAAGACCAACATGGAATACGAGGAGCGCAACGCGGCTCTCCAGAAGCACGTGGAGAGCATGCGGGGTGCCGTGGAGCGTCTGGAGGGCGACGTGATGCAAGAGAGGGGGCGTAATAGTCTTCTCCACCAACACCTCGACACCTTGCGACAGGCGTTGGCTGCCAGCTTCGCTTCTGTGCCTCTGCCAG GGAGTGGAGAAATGCCTACCCTGGATTCCATCGATTCGTACATGAAAAAACTGCACAGTATCATCATGAGCAACCCGCAAGAACACGAAAGCCTTATCAATACCGTGAGAGAATTGGTCAATCGTTTGGACAG ATAA